One region of Rhodophyticola sp. CCM32 genomic DNA includes:
- the rpmF gene encoding 50S ribosomal protein L32: MAVPQNKITKSRRNMRRAHDALVADNPNECPNCGELKRPHHICPSCGYYADREVVAQADEIDLDDDAA, translated from the coding sequence ATGGCTGTCCCCCAGAACAAAATCACCAAATCGCGGCGCAATATGCGCCGTGCCCATGATGCTTTGGTGGCTGATAACCCCAATGAGTGCCCCAATTGCGGGGAGCTGAAACGCCCCCATCACATCTGCCCCTCATGCGGGTATTATGCGGATCGTGAAGTGGTCGCCCAGGCCGACGAGATTGATCTCGACGACGACGCGGCCTAA
- the plsX gene encoding phosphate acyltransferase PlsX, translating into MTDTAALTGADVPGTVLSIDAMGGDLGPSSVVSGIAKSASKNPALQFIIHGDEAQLTPLVERKKILAGRCDIRHADAVVTMHEKPSLVMRSGSNTSMWSAVECVRAGEAKVAVSCGNTGALMLMSMLRLRKIEGVNRPAIACLWPSRNPQSFNVMLDAGADIRADAQDLLQYALMGASYARNGFDLERPRVGLLNVGVEEHKGRAELKMAHELIERVAPAADFEFVGFVEGGDLPSDRVDVIVTDGFTGNVALKTGEGTAQMISELLKQAFRYSPLSRIAAILSLTSMRRLSKRIDPRRVNGGVFLGLNGTIVKSHGSSDPTGVAAAVKLAARLAASDFTERLTARLSNAEAAAAAAMLDNGGAAE; encoded by the coding sequence ATGACCGATACGGCAGCATTGACCGGGGCTGATGTTCCCGGCACGGTTCTGTCTATTGACGCTATGGGGGGCGATCTTGGCCCCTCTTCTGTTGTGTCCGGCATTGCCAAATCCGCATCGAAAAACCCTGCATTGCAATTTATTATCCATGGCGATGAGGCGCAGCTGACACCTCTGGTTGAACGCAAGAAGATTCTGGCCGGGCGCTGTGATATTCGCCATGCGGATGCCGTGGTGACGATGCATGAAAAGCCCAGTCTGGTGATGCGCAGCGGGTCCAACACCTCGATGTGGTCGGCGGTGGAATGCGTCCGCGCGGGCGAGGCGAAAGTGGCGGTCAGCTGCGGCAATACCGGGGCGCTGATGCTGATGTCGATGCTGCGGCTGCGCAAGATCGAAGGTGTGAACCGCCCGGCCATTGCCTGCCTGTGGCCCTCGCGCAACCCGCAAAGCTTTAACGTGATGCTGGATGCGGGCGCCGATATTCGCGCCGATGCCCAGGACCTGCTGCAATATGCGCTGATGGGTGCAAGCTATGCCCGCAATGGATTTGATCTGGAGCGGCCCCGCGTCGGCCTGCTGAATGTCGGGGTCGAGGAACATAAGGGCCGGGCCGAGTTGAAGATGGCCCATGAACTGATCGAACGGGTGGCCCCCGCCGCCGATTTCGAATTTGTGGGCTTTGTCGAAGGCGGCGATCTGCCCTCGGACCGGGTGGATGTGATTGTGACAGACGGGTTTACCGGCAATGTGGCGCTGAAAACCGGCGAGGGAACGGCCCAGATGATCAGCGAATTGCTGAAACAGGCTTTCCGCTACTCACCCCTGTCCAGAATCGCGGCGATATTGTCCCTGACCTCGATGCGCCGCCTGTCCAAGCGGATCGACCCGCGCCGGGTGAATGGCGGCGTGTTTCTGGGGCTGAACGGCACTATTGTGAAATCACATGGCTCCTCTGACCCCACGGGTGTCGCGGCAGCGGTGAAACTGGCGGCGCGTCTGGCGGCCTCTGATTTTACCGAACGGCTGACCGCGCGGCTGAGCAATGCCGAGGCCGCCGCCGCCGCGGCAATGCTGGATAACGGAGGCGCCGCAGAATGA
- a CDS encoding YceD family protein, whose product MTISHPALPHAPQRVHDLRRDKAREFLLIPTAPEMAAMADALKIDGLRKLRFAGTLDMVAEGELHLTGHLGATVIQPCVVTLAPVTTRVEADVIRRFLADMPQPDPAEEEVEMPEDETIDPLQPVIDLAEVMIEALALHLPLYPRAKDADLEEAVFSGPGILPMRDEDARPFAGLAALRDTLKDSDPETGDDGG is encoded by the coding sequence ATGACCATATCACACCCCGCCCTGCCCCACGCGCCCCAACGCGTCCACGATCTGCGCCGTGACAAGGCCAGGGAGTTCTTGCTGATCCCGACCGCCCCGGAGATGGCGGCGATGGCCGATGCGCTGAAGATCGACGGGCTGCGCAAGCTGCGGTTTGCCGGCACGCTGGATATGGTGGCCGAGGGTGAACTCCATCTGACGGGCCATCTTGGCGCAACCGTCATTCAGCCCTGTGTTGTCACGCTGGCGCCGGTGACCACGCGGGTCGAGGCCGATGTGATCCGCCGCTTTCTGGCCGATATGCCACAGCCCGATCCGGCAGAGGAAGAGGTTGAAATGCCCGAGGACGAGACGATCGACCCCTTGCAGCCGGTCATCGACCTGGCCGAGGTGATGATCGAGGCATTGGCACTGCACCTGCCGCTTTATCCAAGAGCCAAAGACGCCGATCTGGAAGAGGCTGTATTTTCCGGCCCCGGCATTCTACCCATGCGGGACGAGGATGCCCGCCCGTTCGCCGGTCTGGCGGCTTTGCGCGACACCCTGAAAGACAGCGATCCCGAAACCGGGGATGACGGCGGGTAG